A single region of the Triticum dicoccoides isolate Atlit2015 ecotype Zavitan chromosome 2B, WEW_v2.0, whole genome shotgun sequence genome encodes:
- the LOC119367131 gene encoding uncharacterized protein LOC119367131 gives MPQVSRARLCRRRRRPSQPANAGLDDDIESKSIYCEPTTEEEEEEEEEEEEEEEEEEEEEEEDEEELAPESSMEEQKEDFDQHRENWEISFGKGRFDFEALTMLSPMLFTHCSPSRIPGEAVLSKTLQIYSIKIAKTKHLKWPLQVYGVVAARDYVDHKRNILFFRRRGRSQTLTKKDPYLHLTGPSRALMCRDPVHIEFQLMVKGQSRSEDRTLFTLPVQMYNPSWHDWCYRCFSNYLCKIELRFEQLDWSRQATILSARVTQGSPFKHGGQIVCRASPCEDDPNKEIVLFDSKYGTMNMESDETMSMDSDGYLALLRRVVSVRGRLKIFIYTYSRSGAIAASGRVLFKAKDCQTSQATCVLHSCKPSRGKKTSSKGKDSKVKITVAWSRLVRSINDMSQIPFDDRLLLGYADP, from the exons ATGCCGCAGGTATCAAGGGCGCGCTTGTGTAGGCGGAGGAGACGTCCCTCGCAACCGGCGAATGCTGGATTAGATGACGACATCGAGTCCAAATCGATTTACTGCGAACCAAccacagaagaggaagaggaagaggaagaggaagaggaggaggaggaggaggaggaggaggaagaagaagaagaagacgaggagGAGTTGGCTCCTGAATCCTCCATGGAGGAGCAGAAGGAGGACTTCGACCAGCACCGCGAAAACTGGGAAATCTCATTCGGCAAAGGCCGGTTCGACTTCGAAGCTCTGA CGATGCTGAGCCCAATGCTCTTCACACACTGCTCCCCGAGCCGCATCCCAGGGGAGGCCGTCCTTTCCAAGACCCTTCAGATATACTCCATCAAAATCGCCAAGACAAAGCACCTCAAGTGGCCGCTTCAAGTGTACGGCGTCGTTGCCGCTCGAGACTATGTGGATCACAAACGCAATATCCTCTTCTTTCGTCGAAGGGGGCGGAGCCAAACTCTCACCAAGAAA GATCCTTATCTGCACTTGACTGGCCCATCTCGCGCGCTCATGTGCCGCGATCCCGTTCACATAGAATTCCAACTCATGGTGAAGGGACAGTCTCGGTCCGAGGATAGGACGCTCTTCACTCTACCCGTGCAGATGTACAATCCTTCCTGGCATGATTGGTGTTATAGGTGCTTCTCCAACTACCTCTGCAAAATAGAGTTGCGCTTTGAACAACTCGACTGGTCACGCCAGGCCACCATCTTGTCTGCCCGTGTTACCCAAGGGTCGCCTTTTAAACACggcgggcaaattgtttgtcgtgcCTCGCCTTGCGAGGACGATCCTAATAAGGAAATCGTGCTGTTTGATTCAAAGTATGGAACAATGAATATGGAATCCGATGAAACAATGTCTATGGATTCAGATGGTTACCTTGCTCTGTTGAGGCGCGTTGTGTCTGTACGAGGAAGGCTCAAAATTTTCATCTACACCTACTCCCGCTCTGGTGCTATCGCTGCTAGTGGCCGTGTCTTGTTCAAAGCCAAGGATTGCCAAACAAGCCAGGCTACATGTGTCCTCCACAGCTGCAAGCCATCTAGAGGGAAAAAGACCTCTTCTAAAGGTAAAGACTCTAAGGTGAAGATTACTGTTGCTTGGTCTCGCTTGGTTAGAAGCATAAATGATATGAGCCAAATACCTTTTGACGATCGTCTCCTGCTTGGCTATGCCGATCCATGA